A stretch of the Poseidonibacter parvus genome encodes the following:
- a CDS encoding NUDIX hydrolase, with translation MKKENLKKLSNNLPKTPGVLGRKRFFNSAVLIPLIKIKGEYYLLFQKRAAHIRQGGDICFPGGGFEQELDKNFEDTALRETYEELGIKAEDIKIIGRLDTYVAPIGAVIEPFVAKIKKNVLKTMVIDKNEVEKTLLIPVSFFKNTDPVEYTLAHEIQPYKINEEGKKEILFPADDLGLPDTYKKPWGNKRHKVWVYKYEDEIIWGITSVIINDLLEKY, from the coding sequence ATGAAAAAAGAAAATTTAAAAAAATTATCAAATAACTTACCAAAAACTCCAGGTGTATTAGGACGAAAAAGATTTTTTAATTCAGCAGTTTTAATCCCACTTATTAAAATAAAAGGTGAGTATTATTTACTTTTTCAAAAAAGAGCAGCGCATATAAGACAAGGTGGTGATATTTGTTTTCCTGGTGGTGGTTTTGAACAAGAACTTGATAAAAATTTTGAAGATACAGCACTTAGAGAAACTTATGAAGAACTAGGGATAAAAGCAGAAGATATAAAAATTATAGGAAGACTTGACACATATGTAGCACCAATTGGTGCAGTAATTGAACCTTTTGTTGCAAAGATAAAAAAAAACGTACTAAAAACTATGGTAATTGATAAAAATGAGGTTGAAAAAACACTTCTAATTCCAGTTTCTTTTTTTAAAAATACCGATCCTGTTGAATATACATTAGCACATGAAATTCAGCCATATAAAATAAATGAAGAAGGGAAAAAAGAGATTCTTTTTCCTGCTGATGATTTAGGTTTACCTGATACTTATAAAAAACCTTGGGGAAATAAAAGACATAAAGTTTGGGTTTACAAATATGAAGATGAAATTATTTGGGGTATTACTTCTGTAATTATTAATGACTTATTAGAAAAATATTAA
- a CDS encoding nitrous oxide reductase accessory protein NosL, with translation MKKKLLKTLLISSILLTSSSFASDKLTINFTKETSGEIRKLKIYKNPAWASKINFSNKKEAFFSSPKSMFEFYFNKNKWKKFNVKTVDDMEDILVTDFKSHKIIDAKKAYFIYGSNKISPAGDDLVSFSSIEDAKNFKVSNNGRRIFRFSEVSNALIRLLNGRI, from the coding sequence ATGAAGAAAAAACTATTAAAAACATTATTAATATCAAGCATACTACTTACAAGTTCAAGTTTTGCAAGTGATAAACTTACAATTAACTTTACAAAAGAAACAAGTGGTGAAATAAGAAAATTAAAAATATATAAAAATCCTGCTTGGGCATCAAAAATTAATTTTTCAAATAAAAAGGAAGCTTTTTTCAGCTCTCCTAAATCTATGTTTGAGTTTTATTTTAATAAAAATAAATGGAAAAAATTTAATGTAAAAACAGTTGATGATATGGAAGATATACTTGTTACTGATTTTAAATCACATAAAATAATTGATGCAAAAAAAGCATATTTTATATATGGTTCAAATAAAATATCACCTGCCGGTGATGATTTAGTTTCATTTAGTAGCATTGAAGATGCCAAAAACTTTAAAGTTTCAAATAATGGAAGAAGAATATTTAGGTTTAGTGAAGTCTCAAATGCACTAATTAGACTTCTAAATGGTAGAATATAA
- the bioA gene encoding adenosylmethionine--8-amino-7-oxononanoate transaminase, whose protein sequence is MNWIDLDKQHVWHPYNALPSKSSLLAVKKTDKTSIFLENGEELIDGMSSWWSCIHGYNHPKLTNALKEQADIMPHIMFGGIAHEKASILCEKLAKLSGLNSVFLCDSGSVSVEVALKTTIQYQEAKGLKKFKFIALEHAYHGDTLAAMSVCDPNNSMHSIYGSYLPKHIFTKAPELGFNVDCSASIKALEETFIKHEKEVAGFILEPIVQGAGGMRIYNPLFLKKARELCTKYDILLIADEIATGFGHTGKMFACQWAGIKPDIMTVGKGLTGGYMTMAAMITSKEVSDTISNSNLGILMHGPTFMGNPLACSVAIESLNLLEDNSWKKNVDKIEEIFTYELEKAKQLELVKDIRNIGAIGVIELKDESYAQRIQDYCVKNGVWIRPFGKLIYSIVSYNIKEDDLRKIVKTMIDAIKEIKTK, encoded by the coding sequence TTGAATTGGATTGATTTAGATAAACAACACGTTTGGCACCCTTATAATGCATTACCTTCAAAAAGTAGCTTGCTTGCTGTAAAAAAGACTGATAAAACATCAATATTTTTAGAAAATGGTGAAGAATTAATTGATGGAATGAGTTCTTGGTGGAGTTGTATTCATGGTTATAATCATCCTAAATTAACAAATGCATTAAAAGAACAAGCTGATATTATGCCTCATATTATGTTTGGTGGAATTGCTCATGAAAAAGCCTCTATACTTTGTGAAAAGTTAGCAAAGCTTAGTGGTTTAAATAGTGTATTTTTATGTGATTCAGGTTCGGTTTCTGTTGAAGTTGCATTAAAAACTACTATTCAATATCAAGAAGCAAAAGGCTTGAAGAAATTTAAGTTTATTGCTTTAGAACATGCTTATCATGGAGATACACTTGCAGCAATGAGTGTTTGTGATCCTAATAATTCAATGCATAGTATTTATGGTTCTTACTTACCAAAACATATTTTTACAAAAGCTCCAGAACTTGGTTTTAATGTAGATTGTTCTGCTTCAATAAAAGCACTAGAAGAAACTTTTATAAAACATGAAAAGGAAGTTGCAGGATTCATTTTAGAACCAATTGTACAAGGTGCAGGTGGTATGAGAATTTATAATCCATTATTCTTAAAAAAAGCTAGAGAATTATGTACTAAGTATGATATTTTATTAATAGCTGATGAAATTGCTACTGGATTTGGACATACTGGAAAAATGTTTGCTTGCCAATGGGCAGGTATAAAACCAGATATTATGACTGTTGGAAAAGGTTTAACTGGTGGTTATATGACAATGGCTGCTATGATTACTTCAAAAGAAGTATCAGACACTATTTCTAATTCAAACTTAGGTATTTTAATGCATGGACCAACTTTTATGGGAAATCCTTTAGCTTGTAGCGTTGCAATTGAGAGTTTAAATTTATTAGAAGATAATTCTTGGAAAAAAAATGTAGATAAAATTGAAGAAATTTTCACATATGAATTAGAGAAAGCAAAGCAATTAGAATTAGTAAAAGATATACGAAATATAGGTGCAATTGGAGTAATAGAATTAAAAGATGAATCTTATGCTCAAAGAATACAAGATTATTGTGTTAAAAATGGAGTTTGGATTAGGCCTTTTGGGAAACTTATATATTCAATTGTTTCATATAATATAAAAGAAGATGATTTAAGAAAAATAGTAAAAACAATGATTGATGCAATTAAAGAAATAAAGACAAAATAA
- a CDS encoding ABC transporter permease — MKNLSLIAYLDLKESLRAKWFVVYSLVFGGMIALFFIAGVTQSQVMGFSGLSRLLLMYIQVTIVILPIFILITTVRSISGDRDNHILEYMLSFPISLKQYYWGKILGRFITVFLPVFFAMLIAIIYGALIGASIPWEIFFLYTGLLFALSSAFLGIAFFISSFVKSSEVALGISFFIWIFLLAFIDIALISLMMQNRFEESMIIAIALANPMEIFRVAAISLFDPELTVMGPVAFYILDTFKQSTFVLFSILYPILLGIGFAMLGFRIFSKKDLV; from the coding sequence ATGAAAAATTTATCACTTATCGCATATTTAGATTTAAAAGAGTCCTTACGAGCAAAATGGTTTGTAGTTTATTCTTTAGTATTTGGTGGAATGATTGCACTGTTTTTTATAGCAGGTGTAACACAATCACAGGTTATGGGTTTTAGTGGATTAAGCAGATTATTACTTATGTATATTCAAGTTACTATTGTAATACTCCCTATTTTTATTCTAATAACAACTGTAAGGTCTATTTCAGGAGATAGAGATAATCATATCTTAGAATATATGTTATCTTTTCCAATTTCCTTAAAACAATATTATTGGGGTAAGATTTTAGGTAGGTTTATTACTGTTTTTTTACCAGTATTTTTTGCAATGCTTATTGCAATTATCTATGGAGCATTAATTGGAGCTTCAATTCCTTGGGAAATATTCTTTTTATATACAGGTTTATTGTTTGCATTATCTTCTGCTTTTCTAGGAATTGCATTTTTTATATCCTCTTTCGTTAAATCAAGTGAAGTAGCACTTGGGATTTCATTTTTTATTTGGATATTTTTACTTGCATTTATTGATATAGCTTTAATATCTTTAATGATGCAAAACAGATTTGAAGAGTCAATGATAATTGCAATTGCACTAGCTAATCCTATGGAAATATTTAGAGTTGCTGCAATTTCACTTTTTGATCCTGAATTAACTGTTATGGGACCTGTTGCTTTTTATATCTTAGATACATTTAAGCAGTCGACATTTGTTTTATTTTCTATTCTTTATCCTATATTATTAGGAATTGGTTTTGCAATGTTAGGATTTAGAATATTTTCAAAAAAAGATTTAGTATAA
- a CDS encoding DoxX family protein, producing MINKINNISQKFLENFQSFFLLLARLTIAYGFLDPALNKWNAIEDTASWYESLGIPFPLLNVYISASVESLGVVLLALGLLTRVISLPLIGTMVVAILTVHIGNGFSSGDNGFEIPLYFLLLLGIFASFGAGKFSLDNYFSKK from the coding sequence ATGATTAACAAAATCAACAATATTTCACAGAAGTTTTTAGAGAACTTCCAAAGTTTTTTTCTTCTACTAGCTAGACTTACTATTGCATATGGATTTTTAGATCCAGCATTAAATAAATGGAATGCAATTGAAGATACTGCGTCTTGGTATGAAAGTTTAGGAATTCCCTTTCCTTTATTAAATGTTTATATTTCAGCATCTGTTGAGTCTTTAGGTGTGGTTTTATTAGCACTAGGTTTATTAACTAGAGTTATTAGTTTACCTTTAATTGGAACAATGGTGGTGGCTATTTTAACAGTACATATTGGAAATGGGTTTAGTTCAGGTGATAATGGCTTTGAAATACCATTATATTTCTTACTACTTTTAGGAATTTTTGCTTCATTTGGTGCGGGAAAATTCTCACTTGATAATTATTTTTCAAAAAAATAA
- a CDS encoding ABC transporter substrate-binding protein: protein MFINYLKSLFIITIFLPFTLLAKDLKPVTIQLSWFNQFQFAGYYIAKEKGFYEDLGLDVTIKPFEFGINIPKEVSLGNLDFAVGRETLLLERTSKQKIVALYALFQATPLVLLTTKESKIEVVEDFKGKTIMTTIDDASEVSLKSMISSNSIKFDDLNFIKHTHDINDLINKKTDVISAYLSKSPFDLKQKGIEYNVFDPKMYGFDMYSDFLFTSEKLINDDIETVDNFKKASIKGWNYAFSNMDEAADLIIEKYNVSNLSKEALLYEARELKKLAYFKTSHLGEVKKEKIQRIYDLYNVMGLTTEAIDIDDFVYYDKKIENLKFTEKEKKYLADKKEIRICAVKNFMPYSNFKDNKIEGLISDYMKLIEEKIGLPVFSVATNSFEESIEFIKDKKCEVIPALSKTKYREELLNFTQTYAYVPHVLITKNFVPFISNIRDIEQKKIAIIKDYSILEIVKNKYKNIQIIPVKDLDEGLRKVQNGEVFGFIGTNATTWYKLQTEFIDNLKISGKIDDVTRIRMAIQKEDVQLQKILNKIVINLDEETKNSILNKWLTIEYKKEFDFTVIWQVIAVLSILILAILYKQRLLKQMNKSLSLKVEEKTKELILINNELEQRIKKAVDENLKKDRILSQQSKMAAIGEMMENIAHQWRQPLSLITTGSSGLKIKKELDILEDKFMIETLDSIILSATSLSSTIDEFRDFFKPTKEKTEFSLFECCNKTLDLLNSKLKNKKIKVLKDIESIDIKAFESELIQVIMSILNNSRDAFCDEKDGKRLIFIDVLKEGNEVLIKIKDNAGGVGKDILEKIYEPYFTTKHKSQGTGIGLYMSKEIIDKHMNGKIESDNKKYIYDDIEYKGLETVITLPL from the coding sequence TTGTTTATAAATTACCTAAAATCTTTATTTATCATTACTATATTTTTACCATTTACTTTACTTGCAAAAGATTTAAAACCTGTTACTATTCAACTTTCTTGGTTTAACCAGTTTCAATTTGCGGGTTACTATATAGCAAAAGAAAAAGGTTTTTATGAAGATTTGGGCCTTGATGTAACAATAAAACCTTTTGAATTTGGAATTAATATTCCAAAAGAAGTAAGCTTAGGTAATCTTGATTTTGCTGTAGGTAGAGAAACTTTATTATTAGAAAGAACAAGTAAACAAAAAATTGTTGCTCTTTATGCCCTTTTCCAAGCTACACCTTTAGTTTTATTAACTACAAAAGAATCGAAAATAGAGGTAGTAGAAGATTTTAAAGGTAAAACTATCATGACTACAATTGATGATGCTAGTGAAGTATCATTAAAATCTATGATTAGCTCTAATAGTATTAAATTTGATGATTTGAATTTTATAAAACACACTCATGATATTAATGATTTAATTAATAAAAAAACAGATGTTATTTCAGCATATTTATCGAAATCTCCTTTTGATTTAAAACAAAAAGGAATTGAATATAATGTTTTTGACCCTAAAATGTATGGTTTTGATATGTATAGTGATTTTTTATTTACAAGCGAAAAATTAATAAATGATGATATTGAAACTGTAGATAACTTTAAAAAAGCTTCTATAAAAGGGTGGAACTACGCTTTTTCAAATATGGATGAGGCTGCAGATTTAATTATTGAAAAATATAATGTTTCAAATTTAAGTAAAGAAGCCTTACTTTATGAAGCAAGAGAGCTAAAAAAATTAGCATATTTTAAAACTAGTCATTTAGGAGAAGTAAAAAAAGAAAAAATACAAAGAATATATGACTTATATAATGTAATGGGATTAACTACAGAAGCAATTGATATTGATGATTTTGTTTATTATGATAAAAAAATAGAGAACTTAAAGTTTACAGAAAAAGAAAAAAAGTATTTAGCAGATAAAAAAGAAATAAGAATATGTGCAGTTAAAAATTTTATGCCATATAGTAATTTTAAAGATAATAAGATAGAAGGTCTTATTTCTGATTATATGAAATTAATAGAAGAGAAAATAGGTTTACCTGTTTTTAGTGTTGCGACTAACTCTTTTGAAGAGAGTATAGAATTTATTAAAGATAAAAAATGTGAAGTAATACCTGCTTTAAGTAAAACTAAATATAGAGAAGAATTACTCAATTTTACGCAAACTTATGCTTATGTACCTCATGTATTAATTACTAAAAACTTTGTACCTTTTATCTCTAATATCAGAGATATAGAACAGAAGAAAATTGCAATAATTAAAGATTATTCAATTTTAGAAATAGTAAAAAATAAATATAAAAATATTCAAATAATTCCTGTTAAAGATTTAGATGAAGGATTAAGAAAAGTTCAGAATGGAGAAGTCTTTGGATTTATCGGTACTAATGCTACAACTTGGTATAAATTACAAACTGAATTTATTGATAATTTAAAAATTTCTGGAAAAATTGATGACGTAACTCGTATTAGAATGGCAATACAAAAAGAAGATGTGCAATTACAAAAAATATTAAATAAAATAGTAATTAATTTAGATGAAGAAACAAAAAATAGTATTCTAAATAAATGGCTAACAATAGAATATAAAAAAGAGTTTGATTTTACAGTTATATGGCAAGTAATTGCTGTACTTTCTATTCTTATTCTAGCTATTTTATACAAACAAAGACTATTAAAACAAATGAATAAATCATTAAGTTTAAAAGTCGAAGAGAAAACAAAAGAATTAATTTTAATTAATAATGAATTAGAACAAAGAATTAAAAAAGCTGTTGATGAAAATCTTAAAAAAGATAGGATATTATCTCAACAATCTAAAATGGCTGCAATTGGTGAAATGATGGAAAATATTGCACATCAATGGAGACAACCATTATCTTTAATTACTACTGGTTCAAGTGGCTTAAAAATAAAAAAAGAGTTAGATATTTTAGAAGATAAATTTATGATTGAAACTCTAGATTCTATCATACTTTCTGCCACAAGTTTATCTAGTACAATTGATGAATTTAGAGACTTTTTTAAGCCAACAAAAGAGAAAACAGAATTTTCTTTATTTGAATGCTGTAATAAAACATTAGATTTATTAAATTCAAAATTAAAAAATAAAAAAATAAAAGTACTTAAGGATATTGAATCAATTGATATAAAAGCATTTGAAAGTGAATTAATTCAAGTTATAATGAGTATTTTAAATAATTCAAGAGATGCATTTTGTGATGAAAAAGATGGAAAAAGATTAATATTTATTGATGTTTTAAAAGAAGGAAACGAGGTGTTAATTAAAATAAAAGATAATGCAGGTGGAGTAGGAAAAGATATTCTAGAAAAAATATATGAACCGTATTTTACAACTAAGCATAAATCTCAAGGTACAGGAATTGGGCTTTATATGTCAAAAGAGATTATTGATAAACATATGAATGGTAAAATTGAATCTGATAATAAAAAATATATTTATGATGATATTGAATATAAAGGTTTAGAAACAGTAATTACTTTACCTTTATAA
- the purH gene encoding bifunctional phosphoribosylaminoimidazolecarboxamide formyltransferase/IMP cyclohydrolase, producing the protein MRALISVSDKSGVENFAKELVTLGYEIISTGGTYNKLKEAGIAVIEANEVTKFPECFEGRVKTLNPYIHGGILHRRDKQSHLDQAKELGVEGIDLVCVNLYPFKATIEKTDDFEEIIENIDIGGPAMVRSAAKNHDSVIIVTDVIDYDVVLNNLKNDTNTAEFRRDMMIKAYEHTAAYDSMIANYMNKRFNNGMGAKQFITGVKVFDTRYGENPHQKGALYEFDNHLSNKFITLKGEASFNNMGDISGASKIASAFGDDNAVCIVKHGNPCGFAIKDTLLESYEQALRCDPISAFGGVVAVNGVVDLDLAIKMNEIFLEVVFAADFTAEAEAELNKKKRIKLFKQGTAKLEMANDAFNFKIVDGGFVYQDADKVEDDEVKNSELKSTRTATEQEQKDMEIAYKVASLTKSNCVVYVKDSAMVAVGMGMTSRVDAAKAALRKAEDLGIDVSGSVLASEAFFPFRDSIDAAQEAGVKCVIEPGGSIRDDEIIEAANEFGMALYFSGKRHFLH; encoded by the coding sequence ATGAGAGCATTAATTAGTGTAAGTGATAAAAGTGGTGTTGAAAATTTTGCAAAAGAATTAGTAACACTTGGGTATGAAATTATTTCAACTGGTGGAACATATAATAAGTTAAAAGAAGCTGGTATTGCTGTAATTGAAGCAAATGAAGTTACAAAGTTTCCAGAGTGTTTTGAAGGAAGAGTTAAAACTTTAAATCCATATATTCATGGTGGAATTTTACACAGACGTGATAAGCAATCACATTTAGACCAAGCAAAAGAATTAGGTGTTGAAGGTATTGATTTAGTATGTGTAAATCTTTATCCATTTAAAGCAACAATTGAAAAAACTGATGATTTTGAAGAGATTATCGAAAACATTGATATTGGTGGACCAGCAATGGTTAGATCAGCTGCTAAAAACCATGACTCTGTAATTATTGTTACTGATGTTATTGATTATGATGTAGTTTTAAACAATCTTAAAAATGACACTAACACTGCTGAATTCAGACGTGATATGATGATTAAAGCATATGAGCATACTGCTGCATATGATTCAATGATTGCAAATTATATGAACAAAAGATTTAATAACGGTATGGGTGCTAAACAATTTATCACGGGTGTTAAAGTATTTGATACTAGATATGGTGAAAACCCACATCAAAAAGGTGCATTATACGAATTTGATAATCACTTATCAAATAAATTTATCACTCTAAAAGGTGAAGCATCATTTAATAATATGGGTGATATCTCAGGTGCATCAAAAATTGCATCTGCTTTTGGTGATGACAATGCTGTTTGTATTGTAAAACATGGTAATCCATGTGGTTTTGCTATTAAAGATACTCTATTAGAATCTTATGAGCAAGCACTTAGATGTGACCCAATTTCTGCATTTGGTGGAGTTGTTGCTGTTAATGGTGTAGTTGATTTAGACTTAGCCATTAAAATGAATGAGATTTTCTTAGAAGTTGTGTTTGCAGCTGATTTTACAGCAGAAGCTGAAGCAGAGTTAAATAAAAAGAAAAGAATCAAATTATTTAAACAAGGTACAGCAAAATTAGAAATGGCAAATGATGCTTTTAACTTTAAAATTGTTGATGGTGGGTTTGTATATCAAGATGCTGACAAAGTTGAAGATGATGAAGTTAAAAATTCTGAGTTAAAATCAACTAGAACGGCAACAGAACAAGAACAAAAAGATATGGAAATTGCTTATAAAGTAGCTTCATTAACTAAATCTAACTGTGTTGTATATGTAAAAGATTCTGCAATGGTTGCTGTTGGTATGGGTATGACTTCAAGAGTTGATGCTGCAAAAGCTGCTTTAAGAAAAGCAGAAGACTTAGGTATTGATGTATCTGGTTCTGTATTAGCATCTGAAGCTTTTTTCCCATTTAGAGATAGTATTGATGCAGCGCAAGAAGCTGGTGTTAAATGTGTAATTGAACCAGGTGGTTCAATTAGAGATGACGAAATTATTGAAGCTGCTAATGAATTTGGTATGGCTTTATACTTCTCAGGGAAAAGACACTTCTTACACTAA
- a CDS encoding tetratricopeptide repeat protein: MKLIYTLLLTTLIFTGCSQSNLNQTTKSSNVSTCKALTDEKEKFNCHLEKAEDGNITSQSWVAYYYNVGKIVPKNKEKADFWFTKAAMQNDKYSQRELGLNYLEKKDYKNSFLWLEKAAKQDDKIALRELGYFYDRAYGVKKDYKKAFNLFERAAFQDDVFAQNEIGYYYEQGWGVEKDYKKAMHWYRKTASKNNTYGLEKVGYLYAKGYGVAKDYKESYKWFKKSALKGSKYAMSWLGYQFEMGYGVERNYEKAKTFYEKSGSDYSKSRLELMRKKRLIK; this comes from the coding sequence TTGAAACTTATATACACATTATTACTAACAACACTTATTTTTACAGGTTGTTCTCAAAGTAATTTAAATCAAACAACAAAATCTTCTAATGTATCTACTTGTAAAGCATTAACAGATGAGAAAGAAAAATTTAATTGTCATTTAGAAAAAGCAGAAGATGGTAATATAACTTCTCAATCATGGGTTGCATACTATTATAATGTTGGAAAAATAGTTCCAAAAAATAAAGAAAAAGCAGACTTTTGGTTTACAAAAGCAGCAATGCAAAATGACAAATATTCTCAAAGAGAATTAGGGCTTAATTATTTAGAAAAAAAAGATTATAAAAACTCTTTTTTATGGCTTGAAAAAGCTGCAAAGCAAGATGATAAAATTGCACTAAGAGAGCTAGGTTATTTTTATGATCGTGCTTATGGTGTAAAAAAAGATTACAAAAAAGCTTTTAATTTATTTGAAAGAGCTGCTTTTCAAGATGATGTTTTTGCTCAAAATGAAATTGGATATTATTATGAACAAGGTTGGGGTGTAGAAAAAGATTATAAAAAAGCAATGCACTGGTATAGAAAAACGGCAAGTAAAAATAATACTTATGGTTTAGAAAAAGTTGGTTATCTTTACGCTAAAGGTTATGGTGTTGCTAAAGATTATAAAGAATCGTACAAATGGTTTAAAAAATCTGCACTAAAAGGCAGTAAATATGCAATGTCATGGTTAGGATATCAATTTGAAATGGGCTATGGAGTTGAAAGAAACTATGAAAAAGCGAAGACTTTTTATGAAAAATCAGGAAGTGATTATTCAAAAAGTAGATTAGAATTAATGAGAAAAAAGAGATTAATAAAATAG